A part of Salmo salar chromosome ssa18, Ssal_v3.1, whole genome shotgun sequence genomic DNA contains:
- the LOC106577190 gene encoding WASH complex subunit 2 isoform X1 yields the protein MRNGIIEFLFTTFGAHISLTWTTVTKMSGLPVGMANVPSKSNHTGNDGQVWERLWTFEEMRQTSTNWSLAADSGLFLFLQDFSQRMLSKTHEIEKQLDGLIRDTKATDCCVHTVFNDFLMLSNTQFIENRVYDEEVVPKPEALERPPEQKTREQKEAQLIPKVQEAVNYGLMVLDSAFEQLDIKAGNSDSEDEEATDRVEPILEPKDLYVDRPLPYLIGSQLFMGQEDVGLGDLSSEEMSVDSDRDTVIVSEDGKDADQSDDDFDQDEEGPGTMKKKSSMLSDDEEGDSDIFGESDEDDDDDDDDRKNPRPSSFADELAARIKGEPISKPEGDHTSIEDDSEELFGQPKMEEEDLSPFGGKGGLFSGGRGLFDDEGDMFSDPPKQPVAEEKTTVPVKPAKKIPSGAVSIFPENSLFGTPNDSDSVGGRENSSPAKPHKTQTSAPRKTALGGLFDDEEDNFFTGKSLNKSSSAGQEEPKQRKTVDLSGGGDEDGDIFSENSGVLPPLQSRREVVEEEEEEQVKQSPQKKMPAGGVSMFGPGTKSLLTEPLKKQRPSTSEESEEVGILFYPSIISICNISQICPTIPKSQSKPEPTLQSKAPLSIFVDEDLFASAKKSKSSQTEDVTPQVKKPVSRTLFSEDEDHWMSSKHSAGKTGGMTSSDSARYSLPSVKADPFNSLFDEDDDDLFAATKELSQKKPQRVSLLFQDETEDGEDKGSLFGFKPPINNSSTLADPKAAAVVHTDKPPTPVEKRHAEERAAKGPEVQPLSSLLEGSESKKKPVGAVSLFGGINVLGDRLGAAKQTKSPLDETDGDDFLSKEGPPPMEKESKMKKNTISLFDDEESADWTVPIIIPSKPAAINTLKPTEERPHTKSSTGVFQDEELLFSHTQQRDNHPDVDIFATPDKSVTNLVINPAALLPSASPWILGVSGLPGLSPRPAWTQSPSDGGLSFDHPVQVSVLQCANKGRAKGSIRRRPQTRAARQISAQRSVDQRNQGEDRAGHSPTLPHPTQPSLALPNPIQPSLALPNLTLPRPSLPNQVPTTALSSLPASLPSQSLLTDVSVRPSVLTLPVSNTPLKRDFSKGCKVKVLPSPDEADLFGSDSPFGSVPAQAPVPKLTTPSPKLTTKTTEGELMPKKEKEATPPSLFDDPMGDLFQKVKPRSAKKAKASSFLEDEEDIFVLGKSSTPTTKITAGGKFTKAGSNSTPKQDLFQDEAGTTPIAHKDKSLDASLFDDNVDIFADLTATSKPKEKKSKKAETKSIFHDHIDDIFSPSTVKPMAKQPPSKSKKSPPSQDTSAADDLGNIFDDPLNALGGN from the exons ATGAGGAACGGCATAATCGAGTTTCTTTTTACGACTTTTGGGGCTCATATTTCACTAACGTGGACAACAGTTACTAAG ATGAGCGGGTTGCCGGTTGGCATGGCGAATGTCCCTAGCAAGAGCAATCACACCGGGAATGATGGCCAGGTGTGGGAGAGACTCTGGACCTTTGAAGAGATGCGACAGACCAGCACCAACTGGTCCCTGGCTGCAGACTCAGGG CTCTTCCTGTTCCTGCAAGACTTCTCCCAGAGGATGCTGTCAAAGACTCATGAGATAGAGAAGCAGTTGGATGGACTGATCAGAGACACCAAGGCCACAGACTGTTGCGTGCACACCGTCTTCAACGACTTCCTCATGCTCTCCAACACACAATTCATTGAAAAC AGAGTGTATGATGAGGAGGTGGTGCCAAAGCCTGAGGCCTTGGAGAGACCGCCTGAGCAG AAGACTCGTGAGCAGAAGGAAGCCCAGCTGATTCCTAAGGTCCAGGAAGCAGTGAACTACGGTCTGATGGTGCTGGACTCTGCCTTTGAGCAGCTAGACATCAAGGCAGGAAACTCTGACTCAGAGGACGAGGAGGCCACAGACAGAGTGGAGCCCATACTGGAGCCCAAG gaCCTGTATGTGGACAGGCCTTTACCATATTTGATTGGTTCTCAGCTCTTTATGGGGCAAGAAGACGTTGGACTGGGAGACCTCTCCAGTGAAG AAATGTCAGTCGACAGCGATCGAGACACCGTCATTGTGAGCGAAGATGGCAAAGATGCTGAC CAGTCAGACGATGACTTTGACCAGGATGAGGAGGGGCCAGGCACCATGAAGAAG AAGTCGTCTATGTTGAGTGATGACGAGGAGGGAGATTCAGACATTTTCGGAGAATCGgacgaagatgatgatgatgatgatgatgacagaaAG AACCCAAGACCATCATCCTTTGCTGATGAGCTGGCTGCCAGAATCAAAGGGGAACCCATCAGCAAGCCAGAGGGAGATCACACAT CTATTGAAGATGACAGCGAGGAGTTATTCGGGCAGCCCAAGATGGAGGAAGAGGACCTCTCTCCGTTTGGAGGGAAAGGAGGCCTCTTCAGCGGAGGGAGAGGACTGTTTGATGATGAG GGGGATATGTTTTCTGATCCACCTAAACAGCCTGTAGCAGAGGAGAAGACCACAG TACCTGTCAAGCCTGCTAAGAAGATTCCTTCAGGGGCTGtgtcaatattcccag AGAACAGCCTGTTTGGCACTCCTAATGACTCTGACTCAGTGGGGGGTAGAGAGAACAGCAGTCCAGCCAAACCCCACAAGACCCAGACATCAGCCCCTAGAAAGACCGCTTTAGGGGGGCTGTTTGACGATGAGGAGGATAACTTCTTCACCGGCAAAAGCCTTAATAAATCCAGCTCAG CTGGACAGGAGGAACCCAAGCAGAGGAAGACAGTGGATCTGTCTGGAGGAGGTGATGAGGATGGTGACATCTTCAGTGAGAACTCTGGTGTTCTGCCCCCTCTACAGAGTaggagggaggtggtggaggaggaggaggaagaacaggtgAAACAGTCTCCTCAGAAAAAG ATGCCAGCAGGAGGTGTCTCCATGTTTGGTCCTGGTACCAAGAGCCTGCTGACTGAGCCACTAAAGAAACAACGGCCCTCCACCAGTGAAGAGTCAGAGGAGGTGGGAATCCTCTTTTATCCATCCATCATCTCTATATGCAATATCTCTCAG ATATGTCCAACCATCCCTAAGAGTCAGTCCAAGCCTGAACCAACACTTCAGAGCAAAGCTCCTCTGTCCATATTTGTTGATGAG GATCTGTTTGCGTCTGCGAAGAAATCTAAATCAAGCCAAACTGAAGATGTCACACCACAAGTCAAGAAACCTGTCTCTCGCACCCTCTTCAGTGAGGACGAG GACCATTGGATGAGCTCCAAGCATAGTGCAGGAAAGACTGGAGGGATGACGTCCAGTGATAGCGCCCGCTATAGTCTACCCAGTGTCAAAGCAGATCCTTTCAACAGCCTGTTCGATGAGGATGATGACGATCTCTTTGCTGCTACCAAGGAGTTGAG TCAGAAGAAGCCACAGAGAGTGTCTCTCCTGTTTCAAGATGAGACTGAGGATGGTGAAGATAAGGGATCCCTCTTTGGCTTCAAACCACCCATCAACAACAGCTCTACTCTAGCTGACCCTAAA GCTGCTGCTGTGGTCCACACAGACAAACCTCCCACCCCAGTGGAGAAGAGGCATGCAGAGGAGAGGGCAGCGAAGGGTCCTGAggtacagcccctgtcctctctaCTTGAGGGCAGTGAGAGTAAGAAGAAGCCAGTAGGGGCCGTCAGTCTGTTTGGAGGGATCAACGTGCTGGGAGACCGACTGGGAGCAGCCAAG CAGACTAAGAGCCCATTGGACGAGACGGATGGTGATGACTTCCTGTCTAAGGAGGGCCCGCCCCCCATGGAAAAGGAGTCCAAAATGAAGAAGAACACCATCAGTCTGTTTGATGATGAGGAGAGTGCTGACTGGACTGTCCCCATCATCATACCTAGCAAACCAGCTGCCATAAACACACTAAAG CCTACAGAGGAGCGTCCTCATACCAAGAGCAGTACCGGGGTGTTCCAGGATGAGGAACTGCTCTTCAGTCACACTCAGCAGAGAGACAACCACCCCGACGTTGACATCTTCGCCACGCCTGACAAGTCTGTG ACCAACCTGGTGATCAACCCTGCTGCCCTCCTGCCTAGCGCGTCCCCTTGGATCCTAGGGGTCAGTGGACTACCAGGCCTCAGCCCCAGACCGGCATGGACCCAGTCCCCCAGCGACGGAGGGCTTAGCTTCGACCACCCTGTCCAGGTGTCCGTGCTACAGTGTGCCAACAAG GGTCGAGCTAAAGGCTCCATCCGCCGCAGGCCCCAGACCAGGGCAGCACGGCAGATTTCTGCTCAGCGCTCTGTGGACCAGAGAAACCAGGGAGAGGACCGGGCAGGACACAGCCCAACCCTACCTCATCCAACCCAGCCTAGTTTGGCACTACCTAACCCAATCCAGCCTAGCCTGGCActacctaacctaacccttcCCAGGCCTAGTCTACCCAACCAAGTCCCAACCACTGCCTTATCCTCCTTACCTGCCTCCTTACCCTCCCAATCCCTGCTCACTGATGTCTCTGTCAGACCATCAGTTCTAACACTACCAGTATCCAACACCCCTCTAAAGAGAGACTTTTCTAAGGGTTGCAAGGTGAAGGTGCTGCCATCTCCCGACGAGGCTGACCTGTTTGGGTCTGACAGCCCCTTCGGGTCTGTCCCTGCCCAAGCCCCAGTCCCCAAACTTACCACCCCCTCACCCAAACTCACCACAAAGACTACGGAGGGTGAGTTGATGCCGAAGAAGGAGAAAGAAGCGACCCCTCCGTCCCTCTTTGATGACCCCATGGGTGACCTGTTCCAGAAGGTCAAGCCGAGGTCGGCGAAGAAGGCAAAGGCCTCTTCCTTCCTGGAGGATGAAGAGGATATCTTTGTGTTGGGAAAGAGCTCCACTCCCACTACTAAAATTACTGCTGGGGGGAAATTCACTAAGGCAGGGAGCAACTCCACTCCCAAACAGGACCTCTTCCAG GATGAAGCCGGGACGACCCCCATAGCTCACAAAGACAAATCCCTGGATGCCAGCCTGTTTGACGACAACGTTGACATCTTTGCTGATTTGACGGCCACTTCAAAACCAAAAGAGAAGAAGTCCAAGAAGGCGGAGACTAAATCCATTTTTCATGATCATATTG atgACATCTTCTCTCCCAGCACTGTGAAGCCAATGGCCAAGCAGCCTCCATCCAAGTCCAAGAAAAGCCCTCCCTCCCAGGACACCAGTGCAGCGGACGACTTGGGCAACATCTTCGACGACCCTCTCAATGCTCTGGGTGGGAACTGA
- the LOC106577190 gene encoding WASH complex subunit 2 isoform X5, translating to MRNGIIEFLFTTFGAHISLTWTTVTKMSGLPVGMANVPSKSNHTGNDGQVWERLWTFEEMRQTSTNWSLAADSGLFLFLQDFSQRMLSKTHEIEKQLDGLIRDTKATDCCVHTVFNDFLMLSNTQFIENRVYDEEVVPKPEALERPPEQKTREQKEAQLIPKVQEAVNYGLMVLDSAFEQLDIKAGNSDSEDEEATDRVEPILEPKDLYVDRPLPYLIGSQLFMGQEDVGLGDLSSEEMSVDSDRDTVIVSEDGKDADQSDDDFDQDEEGPGTMKKKSSMLSDDEEGDSDIFGESDEDDDDDDDDRKNPRPSSFADELAARIKGEPISKPEGDHTSIEDDSEELFGQPKMEEEDLSPFGGKGGLFSGGRGLFDDEGDMFSDPPKQPVAEEKTTVPVKPAKKIPSGAVSIFPENSLFGTPNDSDSVGGRENSSPAKPHKTQTSAPRKTALGGLFDDEEDNFFTGKSLNKSSSAGQEEPKQRKTVDLSGGGDEDGDIFSENSGVLPPLQSRREVVEEEEEEQVKQSPQKKMPAGGVSMFGPGTKSLLTEPLKKQRPSTSEESEEICPTIPKSQSKPEPTLQSKAPLSIFVDEDLFASAKKSKSSQTEDVTPQVKKPVSRTLFSEDEDHWMSSKHSAGKTGGMTSSDSARYSLPSVKADPFNSLFDEDDDDLFAATKELSQKKPQRVSLLFQDETEDGEDKGSLFGFKPPINNSSTLADPKAAAVVHTDKPPTPVEKRHAEERAAKGPEVQPLSSLLEGSESKKKPVGAVSLFGGINVLGDRLGAAKQTKSPLDETDGDDFLSKEGPPPMEKESKMKKNTISLFDDEESADWTVPIIIPSKPAAINTLKPTEERPHTKSSTGVFQDEELLFSHTQQRDNHPDVDIFATPDKSVTNLVINPAALLPSASPWILGVSGLPGLSPRPAWTQSPSDGGLSFDHPVQVSVLQCANKGRAKGSIRRRPQTRAARQISAQRSVDQRNQGEDRAGHSPTLPHPTQPSLALPNPIQPSLALPNLTLPRPSLPNQVPTTALSSLPASLPSQSLLTDVSVRPSVLTLPVSNTPLKRDFSKGCKVKVLPSPDEADLFGSDSPFGSVPAQAPVPKLTTPSPKLTTKTTEGELMPKKEKEATPPSLFDDPMGDLFQKVKPRSAKKAKASSFLEDEEDIFVLGKSSTPTTKITAGGKFTKAGSNSTPKQDLFQDEAGTTPIAHKDKSLDASLFDDNVDIFADLTATSKPKEKKSKKAETKSIFHDHIDDIFSPSTVKPMAKQPPSKSKKSPPSQDTSAADDLGNIFDDPLNALGGN from the exons ATGAGGAACGGCATAATCGAGTTTCTTTTTACGACTTTTGGGGCTCATATTTCACTAACGTGGACAACAGTTACTAAG ATGAGCGGGTTGCCGGTTGGCATGGCGAATGTCCCTAGCAAGAGCAATCACACCGGGAATGATGGCCAGGTGTGGGAGAGACTCTGGACCTTTGAAGAGATGCGACAGACCAGCACCAACTGGTCCCTGGCTGCAGACTCAGGG CTCTTCCTGTTCCTGCAAGACTTCTCCCAGAGGATGCTGTCAAAGACTCATGAGATAGAGAAGCAGTTGGATGGACTGATCAGAGACACCAAGGCCACAGACTGTTGCGTGCACACCGTCTTCAACGACTTCCTCATGCTCTCCAACACACAATTCATTGAAAAC AGAGTGTATGATGAGGAGGTGGTGCCAAAGCCTGAGGCCTTGGAGAGACCGCCTGAGCAG AAGACTCGTGAGCAGAAGGAAGCCCAGCTGATTCCTAAGGTCCAGGAAGCAGTGAACTACGGTCTGATGGTGCTGGACTCTGCCTTTGAGCAGCTAGACATCAAGGCAGGAAACTCTGACTCAGAGGACGAGGAGGCCACAGACAGAGTGGAGCCCATACTGGAGCCCAAG gaCCTGTATGTGGACAGGCCTTTACCATATTTGATTGGTTCTCAGCTCTTTATGGGGCAAGAAGACGTTGGACTGGGAGACCTCTCCAGTGAAG AAATGTCAGTCGACAGCGATCGAGACACCGTCATTGTGAGCGAAGATGGCAAAGATGCTGAC CAGTCAGACGATGACTTTGACCAGGATGAGGAGGGGCCAGGCACCATGAAGAAG AAGTCGTCTATGTTGAGTGATGACGAGGAGGGAGATTCAGACATTTTCGGAGAATCGgacgaagatgatgatgatgatgatgatgacagaaAG AACCCAAGACCATCATCCTTTGCTGATGAGCTGGCTGCCAGAATCAAAGGGGAACCCATCAGCAAGCCAGAGGGAGATCACACAT CTATTGAAGATGACAGCGAGGAGTTATTCGGGCAGCCCAAGATGGAGGAAGAGGACCTCTCTCCGTTTGGAGGGAAAGGAGGCCTCTTCAGCGGAGGGAGAGGACTGTTTGATGATGAG GGGGATATGTTTTCTGATCCACCTAAACAGCCTGTAGCAGAGGAGAAGACCACAG TACCTGTCAAGCCTGCTAAGAAGATTCCTTCAGGGGCTGtgtcaatattcccag AGAACAGCCTGTTTGGCACTCCTAATGACTCTGACTCAGTGGGGGGTAGAGAGAACAGCAGTCCAGCCAAACCCCACAAGACCCAGACATCAGCCCCTAGAAAGACCGCTTTAGGGGGGCTGTTTGACGATGAGGAGGATAACTTCTTCACCGGCAAAAGCCTTAATAAATCCAGCTCAG CTGGACAGGAGGAACCCAAGCAGAGGAAGACAGTGGATCTGTCTGGAGGAGGTGATGAGGATGGTGACATCTTCAGTGAGAACTCTGGTGTTCTGCCCCCTCTACAGAGTaggagggaggtggtggaggaggaggaggaagaacaggtgAAACAGTCTCCTCAGAAAAAG ATGCCAGCAGGAGGTGTCTCCATGTTTGGTCCTGGTACCAAGAGCCTGCTGACTGAGCCACTAAAGAAACAACGGCCCTCCACCAGTGAAGAGTCAGAGGAG ATATGTCCAACCATCCCTAAGAGTCAGTCCAAGCCTGAACCAACACTTCAGAGCAAAGCTCCTCTGTCCATATTTGTTGATGAG GATCTGTTTGCGTCTGCGAAGAAATCTAAATCAAGCCAAACTGAAGATGTCACACCACAAGTCAAGAAACCTGTCTCTCGCACCCTCTTCAGTGAGGACGAG GACCATTGGATGAGCTCCAAGCATAGTGCAGGAAAGACTGGAGGGATGACGTCCAGTGATAGCGCCCGCTATAGTCTACCCAGTGTCAAAGCAGATCCTTTCAACAGCCTGTTCGATGAGGATGATGACGATCTCTTTGCTGCTACCAAGGAGTTGAG TCAGAAGAAGCCACAGAGAGTGTCTCTCCTGTTTCAAGATGAGACTGAGGATGGTGAAGATAAGGGATCCCTCTTTGGCTTCAAACCACCCATCAACAACAGCTCTACTCTAGCTGACCCTAAA GCTGCTGCTGTGGTCCACACAGACAAACCTCCCACCCCAGTGGAGAAGAGGCATGCAGAGGAGAGGGCAGCGAAGGGTCCTGAggtacagcccctgtcctctctaCTTGAGGGCAGTGAGAGTAAGAAGAAGCCAGTAGGGGCCGTCAGTCTGTTTGGAGGGATCAACGTGCTGGGAGACCGACTGGGAGCAGCCAAG CAGACTAAGAGCCCATTGGACGAGACGGATGGTGATGACTTCCTGTCTAAGGAGGGCCCGCCCCCCATGGAAAAGGAGTCCAAAATGAAGAAGAACACCATCAGTCTGTTTGATGATGAGGAGAGTGCTGACTGGACTGTCCCCATCATCATACCTAGCAAACCAGCTGCCATAAACACACTAAAG CCTACAGAGGAGCGTCCTCATACCAAGAGCAGTACCGGGGTGTTCCAGGATGAGGAACTGCTCTTCAGTCACACTCAGCAGAGAGACAACCACCCCGACGTTGACATCTTCGCCACGCCTGACAAGTCTGTG ACCAACCTGGTGATCAACCCTGCTGCCCTCCTGCCTAGCGCGTCCCCTTGGATCCTAGGGGTCAGTGGACTACCAGGCCTCAGCCCCAGACCGGCATGGACCCAGTCCCCCAGCGACGGAGGGCTTAGCTTCGACCACCCTGTCCAGGTGTCCGTGCTACAGTGTGCCAACAAG GGTCGAGCTAAAGGCTCCATCCGCCGCAGGCCCCAGACCAGGGCAGCACGGCAGATTTCTGCTCAGCGCTCTGTGGACCAGAGAAACCAGGGAGAGGACCGGGCAGGACACAGCCCAACCCTACCTCATCCAACCCAGCCTAGTTTGGCACTACCTAACCCAATCCAGCCTAGCCTGGCActacctaacctaacccttcCCAGGCCTAGTCTACCCAACCAAGTCCCAACCACTGCCTTATCCTCCTTACCTGCCTCCTTACCCTCCCAATCCCTGCTCACTGATGTCTCTGTCAGACCATCAGTTCTAACACTACCAGTATCCAACACCCCTCTAAAGAGAGACTTTTCTAAGGGTTGCAAGGTGAAGGTGCTGCCATCTCCCGACGAGGCTGACCTGTTTGGGTCTGACAGCCCCTTCGGGTCTGTCCCTGCCCAAGCCCCAGTCCCCAAACTTACCACCCCCTCACCCAAACTCACCACAAAGACTACGGAGGGTGAGTTGATGCCGAAGAAGGAGAAAGAAGCGACCCCTCCGTCCCTCTTTGATGACCCCATGGGTGACCTGTTCCAGAAGGTCAAGCCGAGGTCGGCGAAGAAGGCAAAGGCCTCTTCCTTCCTGGAGGATGAAGAGGATATCTTTGTGTTGGGAAAGAGCTCCACTCCCACTACTAAAATTACTGCTGGGGGGAAATTCACTAAGGCAGGGAGCAACTCCACTCCCAAACAGGACCTCTTCCAG GATGAAGCCGGGACGACCCCCATAGCTCACAAAGACAAATCCCTGGATGCCAGCCTGTTTGACGACAACGTTGACATCTTTGCTGATTTGACGGCCACTTCAAAACCAAAAGAGAAGAAGTCCAAGAAGGCGGAGACTAAATCCATTTTTCATGATCATATTG atgACATCTTCTCTCCCAGCACTGTGAAGCCAATGGCCAAGCAGCCTCCATCCAAGTCCAAGAAAAGCCCTCCCTCCCAGGACACCAGTGCAGCGGACGACTTGGGCAACATCTTCGACGACCCTCTCAATGCTCTGGGTGGGAACTGA